Proteins encoded together in one Luteimonas fraxinea window:
- the kbl gene encoding glycine C-acetyltransferase, whose translation MSLTQRYADTLDEIRDAGLFKAERVITGPQSAEITLEDGRTVLNFCANNYLGLADHPDIIAAAKNALDTHGFGMASVRFICGTQDLHKQLEQTIADFFGKEDTILYAACFDANGGLYEPLLGEADAIISDALNHASIIDGIRLCKAKRYRYANCDMADLEKQLQQARADGARTILISTDGVFSMDGFIAPLDEITTLAAKYDALVHIDECHATGFLGETGRGSAEVKGVLEKIDIVTGTLGKAMGGALGGFTTAKREVIELLRQRSRPYLFSNSLPPHVVAAGIKAFEMLDAAGDLRTQLVENTRYFREKMTAAGFDVRPGVHPISPVMLYDAKLAQRFAERLLEEGIYAIGFFFPVVAKEQARIRTQISAAHTREHLDRAIDAFTRIGHELGVLKA comes from the coding sequence ATGTCCCTGACCCAGCGCTACGCCGACACCCTCGACGAGATCCGCGACGCCGGGCTGTTCAAGGCCGAGCGCGTGATCACCGGCCCGCAGTCGGCCGAGATCACCCTCGAAGACGGCCGCACGGTGCTCAACTTCTGCGCCAACAATTACCTGGGCCTCGCCGACCATCCGGACATCATTGCCGCCGCGAAGAATGCGCTCGATACGCACGGCTTCGGCATGGCGTCGGTGCGCTTCATCTGCGGCACGCAGGATCTGCACAAGCAGCTCGAGCAGACCATCGCGGACTTCTTCGGCAAGGAGGACACGATTCTCTACGCCGCGTGCTTCGATGCGAACGGTGGCCTGTACGAGCCGCTGCTCGGCGAAGCGGACGCGATCATCTCCGATGCGCTCAACCACGCCTCGATCATCGACGGCATCCGCCTGTGCAAGGCGAAGCGCTACCGCTACGCCAACTGCGACATGGCGGATCTGGAGAAGCAGCTGCAGCAGGCACGCGCCGACGGCGCACGCACCATCCTGATCTCGACCGACGGCGTGTTCTCGATGGACGGCTTCATCGCACCGCTCGATGAAATCACCACGCTCGCCGCGAAGTACGACGCACTGGTGCACATCGACGAGTGCCACGCGACCGGCTTCCTCGGTGAAACCGGCCGCGGCTCTGCGGAAGTCAAGGGCGTGCTGGAGAAGATCGACATCGTCACCGGCACGCTCGGCAAAGCGATGGGCGGCGCGCTCGGCGGCTTCACCACGGCCAAGCGCGAAGTCATCGAACTGCTGCGTCAGCGCTCACGCCCCTACCTGTTCTCGAACTCGCTGCCGCCGCACGTGGTCGCGGCCGGCATCAAGGCGTTCGAGATGCTCGACGCCGCCGGCGACCTGCGCACGCAGCTGGTCGAGAACACCCGCTACTTCCGCGAGAAGATGACCGCCGCCGGTTTCGACGTGCGCCCCGGCGTGCATCCGATCAGTCCGGTCATGCTCTACGACGCGAAGCTCGCGCAGCGTTTCGCCGAGCGGCTGCTCGAGGAAGGCATCTACGCGATCGGCTTCTTCTTCCCGGTCGTCGCGAAGGAGCAGGCGCGCATCCGTACCCAGATCAGCGCCGCGCACACGCGCGAACACCTGGACCGCGCGATCGATGCGTTCACCCGCATCGGTCACGAGCTGGGCGTGCTGAAGGCCTGA